From the genome of Pseudobacteriovorax antillogorgiicola, one region includes:
- a CDS encoding leucine-rich repeat domain-containing protein: MMLKTLIFSLSLIVLPQALLGQEFCDHNAPLSFKKTRDLMLRALAAHEGTCHEKEESLRKLKKVDLSQQGIQDPSPLRVLEQVEDLNLSNNKIENPHIVFNLAHLSSLNLSHNPIKKLRVRSLSNIKTLLLDFLGGAKRIGGMRNLSSLKDLSFRGNKLSSLKVFNEIPQSLESLDVTHNPLTDAESVINLANKVNLNFFLNDHICKSRKVKDNYGIQQGCVQLKKIKSQKSIKVGNAQ, translated from the coding sequence ATGATGCTAAAAACTTTGATCTTCAGCCTCAGTCTCATTGTGCTACCTCAGGCTTTATTGGGCCAGGAGTTCTGCGATCATAACGCCCCGCTTAGCTTTAAAAAGACTCGGGACTTGATGCTAAGAGCACTAGCCGCCCACGAGGGAACTTGTCATGAAAAAGAAGAGTCTCTCCGCAAGCTAAAAAAGGTCGATTTATCTCAACAGGGTATTCAGGATCCTTCACCCCTTCGTGTGCTAGAACAGGTGGAAGATTTAAATCTCAGTAACAATAAGATTGAAAACCCTCATATAGTATTTAACCTCGCTCACCTTAGTTCGTTGAACCTGTCCCATAATCCTATTAAGAAACTTCGGGTAAGAAGCTTATCAAATATAAAAACCTTGCTTTTGGACTTCCTGGGTGGCGCAAAAAGAATTGGCGGAATGCGAAATCTCAGCTCTCTCAAGGATCTTTCTTTTCGAGGCAATAAGCTATCCAGCCTAAAGGTGTTTAATGAGATTCCCCAAAGCTTAGAGTCGTTGGATGTGACTCACAATCCATTGACTGATGCTGAATCTGTGATTAATTTAGCAAACAAAGTTAATCTTAACTTTTTCCTAAATGATCACATCTGCAAATCTAGAAAAGTAAAAGATAATTATGGAATTCAGCAAGGCTGTGTTCAATTAAAGAAAATAAAAAGCCAAAAATCGATCAAGGTAGGTAACGCCCAATGA
- a CDS encoding pentapeptide repeat-containing protein → MKSYILLLGLFSLSCSQYQGGDSPETNGRCPNMSANLVAYDFTGRDLSGCDFSGVNLSKANFSDAILRQTIFDQANLSESTFANNDAFEASFKGSFFRSATISQGNWVRADFTGAELSNLVWSGSTIEASNFQETQGSNVRFEDVTIIRSHFGDSAFSYTKFVRGVIQESYFNHTSENKGLAQVSFEETRLHRVTFEGAVSSGLNFTNNSQFSFVDFKAANLSASNFSSVSGANIRFDQGAITSSQFTGVNLNSSPIEPIVQASLEEEQQFWSIPESFEGLSFNQTTLSNTQFASSIMHGASFQKTVGSIHFRSSDISSSIFSEAELPLSTFSEGANLTNVQFNQADLSQSHFIGSIFNGTSFLGSQLKDARFSDIVGSQAGDAATGVLFQESPMDGVNFHRVKFSGLVFENVIELKGHIYSSEMVNSQFNNLSDSVINVFSSDLSLSSFFNSSLNFHAIKKSNFSNMTSDGFSFNNTKPWEENQFQIMIDHGNFSGAVLKGGVADQFYQWIFGVQSCTASNKALTPYGRLRHPQGANAPWKFSESILSPAAIDNLNLMQIQATCGNYQCVKNGSNLNCSVIP, encoded by the coding sequence ATGAAATCATATATCCTATTGTTAGGTCTTTTTTCTCTATCTTGTTCCCAGTATCAGGGTGGTGACAGTCCAGAAACCAACGGCAGATGCCCAAATATGTCCGCAAATCTAGTTGCATATGACTTCACTGGCAGAGACCTATCGGGCTGCGACTTTTCTGGTGTCAACCTTTCAAAAGCCAACTTTAGCGATGCGATACTTCGTCAAACGATCTTCGATCAAGCGAATTTAAGCGAATCAACATTCGCTAACAATGATGCATTCGAAGCTAGTTTCAAAGGTAGCTTCTTTAGGTCCGCAACCATCTCTCAAGGAAACTGGGTAAGAGCTGATTTTACGGGCGCTGAACTAAGTAACCTAGTTTGGTCTGGCTCGACAATTGAAGCTTCTAACTTTCAAGAGACGCAAGGATCAAATGTTCGTTTTGAAGACGTGACCATCATTCGATCCCATTTTGGCGATAGTGCATTCTCATACACAAAGTTTGTCCGAGGGGTGATTCAGGAGTCGTACTTCAATCATACTAGTGAAAACAAGGGTTTAGCCCAAGTGAGTTTCGAAGAGACCCGCTTGCATCGGGTAACCTTTGAAGGTGCTGTATCTTCCGGTTTAAATTTTACCAATAACAGCCAGTTTAGTTTCGTCGACTTCAAGGCGGCTAACCTCTCTGCCAGTAATTTTTCTTCAGTGTCAGGGGCCAACATTCGTTTTGATCAAGGGGCCATCACCAGCAGTCAATTCACTGGAGTAAACCTAAACTCTTCACCGATAGAGCCCATTGTCCAAGCTAGTCTTGAGGAAGAGCAACAGTTTTGGTCCATACCCGAAAGCTTCGAAGGTCTTAGCTTCAACCAAACCACACTGAGTAACACGCAATTTGCAAGCTCTATCATGCACGGAGCTTCATTTCAGAAAACTGTAGGTTCGATTCACTTTAGAAGTTCAGACATCTCCTCTTCCATATTCTCGGAAGCTGAGCTGCCACTGTCGACATTTAGTGAGGGAGCGAATCTTACCAATGTACAATTCAATCAGGCGGATTTAAGTCAGAGCCACTTTATCGGCTCAATTTTCAACGGTACTTCATTTCTTGGTTCGCAGCTTAAGGATGCACGTTTCTCAGATATCGTGGGTAGCCAAGCCGGTGACGCTGCAACAGGAGTCCTTTTCCAGGAATCTCCGATGGATGGTGTCAACTTTCACAGGGTTAAGTTTAGTGGCTTAGTATTCGAAAATGTAATTGAACTAAAAGGGCATATCTATTCCTCGGAGATGGTAAATAGCCAGTTTAATAACCTATCCGATTCAGTGATCAATGTTTTTAGCAGCGACTTATCATTAAGCTCATTTTTTAATAGCTCGTTGAACTTTCACGCTATCAAAAAGTCGAACTTCTCCAACATGACTAGTGATGGCTTCTCTTTTAACAACACAAAGCCATGGGAAGAGAACCAATTTCAAATCATGATCGATCATGGTAACTTCTCGGGTGCTGTCCTGAAAGGTGGCGTCGCTGACCAATTCTATCAGTGGATTTTTGGAGTTCAGTCCTGCACAGCATCAAATAAAGCCCTTACTCCATACGGAAGGTTAAGGCATCCTCAGGGCGCAAATGCACCTTGGAAGTTCTCAGAATCCATCCTTTCCCCCGCCGCAATTGATAATTTGAATTTGATGCAAATTCAAGCTACCTGCGGTAACTACCAGTGTGTAAAGAATGGTTCGAATCTCAATTGCTCGGTGATACCATGA
- a CDS encoding MotA/TolQ/ExbB proton channel family protein — MKTSLQMLLSLSGFALIFASLYLGVFVLDGVKPIAYFLHYPSLLVVLGGVVGIALNTSHCAILAEMARNLVMKSASGMRQRTNTVDSLLGELTDIYYKDGPQGISKKIDEDKNFGSTWKMVAEKLEARIAIPDIRLIVELKKRRLLAALNTQIALLRKLSTLAPAFGMFGTILGLVKLLGNLQDFSSIGPNMSLALLTTLYGIFIAQVVIGPLVAKLENLKVERTKNTEQVLLWIYMIENRKPAFYLESSRKTRSRVKA, encoded by the coding sequence ATGAAAACCTCATTACAAATGCTACTATCACTCAGTGGCTTCGCATTAATCTTTGCCTCTCTATATCTTGGAGTCTTCGTTCTCGATGGGGTGAAACCTATCGCCTATTTTCTTCATTACCCTTCACTTCTAGTGGTTCTGGGTGGAGTTGTCGGTATCGCACTTAATACCTCCCATTGTGCGATCCTAGCTGAAATGGCTAGAAACTTAGTCATGAAGTCTGCTAGTGGCATGCGTCAGCGGACGAATACAGTAGACTCCCTACTAGGCGAGTTAACCGATATCTACTATAAGGACGGTCCTCAGGGAATCAGTAAGAAAATTGACGAAGATAAGAATTTTGGATCTACTTGGAAGATGGTTGCGGAAAAATTAGAGGCTCGCATAGCCATTCCCGATATTAGATTAATTGTCGAACTCAAGAAGCGGCGACTACTCGCTGCTTTGAATACCCAGATTGCTTTGCTCCGAAAACTTTCTACACTCGCTCCGGCTTTCGGTATGTTTGGTACCATACTAGGCCTAGTAAAGCTTCTCGGTAACCTCCAAGATTTTTCGTCGATTGGCCCTAATATGTCTCTAGCACTATTGACCACCCTATATGGTATTTTCATTGCTCAAGTGGTCATTGGCCCACTGGTAGCGAAGCTAGAAAACCTAAAAGTTGAGAGAACTAAGAATACTGAGCAAGTACTGCTTTGGATCTATATGATTGAGAATCGTAAGCCTGCTTTCTATTTAGAATCTTCGCGAAAAACTCGTTCACGGGTGAAAGCATGA
- a CDS encoding flagellar motor protein MotB codes for MINPQDDLFLNDVEEDLEDDGASNEGWLTSFGDLMSLLLVFFILLMSASKVSTVKFEQVKNAVTGKVQDGEVNLITLAEELNKQIKKADLADKVTVDLTDESVDLVFHESLLFKSGKAEIIEENKAIIHEVIAVLKNIPDYTRITVEGHTDNVPIRSARFRNNWELSSARALVIVQSLEDVGFPGNRLALQGFGSNRPLVPNLDDEGNPIAENQRLNRRVVVRVH; via the coding sequence ATGATAAACCCACAAGATGACCTATTCCTCAATGATGTAGAGGAAGACCTGGAAGACGATGGGGCCTCCAACGAAGGCTGGCTAACAAGCTTTGGTGACTTAATGAGTCTCCTTCTTGTTTTCTTTATCCTTCTTATGTCGGCATCTAAAGTCAGCACTGTAAAGTTTGAGCAGGTTAAAAACGCAGTGACCGGCAAGGTTCAGGACGGTGAAGTCAACCTGATTACTTTAGCCGAGGAACTTAATAAACAAATCAAGAAAGCCGACCTCGCCGACAAGGTCACAGTCGATCTTACCGACGAATCTGTCGACTTAGTTTTTCATGAGTCACTTCTATTTAAGTCTGGTAAGGCAGAGATTATTGAAGAAAATAAAGCCATCATTCATGAAGTGATAGCTGTATTAAAAAACATACCAGACTACACCAGGATCACCGTCGAAGGACATACCGACAATGTTCCTATCCGAAGTGCCAGATTTCGCAATAATTGGGAATTATCTTCGGCGAGAGCATTGGTCATCGTCCAAAGCTTAGAAGATGTTGGCTTCCCTGGTAATAGGCTAGCCCTCCAAGGTTTTGGCAGCAATCGCCCCCTTGTCCCTAACCTTGATGACGAAGGTAATCCTATTGCTGAAAACCAACGACTAAACCGACGTGTGGTAGTGAGGGTACATTGA
- a CDS encoding substrate-binding periplasmic protein: MGIVHYPPRSDQGPPPHGFTIDLVNEIFKQSKFSPKYTVVNWARSQVSVANGSIDLALYMKGVSASKISDQLDIGKPIFRSRLCVFYNKSKFPENITFNRMSDFSGKYMGNLNGSGLEAFFKNNGLKVVNTSTLSSLFKMLSLGRLDLANADDVSGIHAIFSLGNDASTRIGMLDKPISVTDIFLAIGKHRADHQIIRKQIEQGMAKILKNGAYKRLLDRLYMGLKYDESIIPYDSYQIEK, encoded by the coding sequence ATGGGTATTGTTCATTATCCTCCCCGTAGCGATCAAGGCCCGCCACCTCATGGTTTCACTATAGATTTAGTCAACGAGATTTTTAAACAATCTAAGTTTTCTCCTAAATACACCGTCGTCAATTGGGCGAGGTCTCAAGTATCGGTCGCCAATGGAAGTATCGATCTAGCTTTGTATATGAAAGGGGTATCTGCTTCTAAAATCTCGGATCAATTGGATATCGGCAAACCAATTTTTCGCTCTCGATTATGCGTCTTTTATAACAAATCGAAGTTTCCTGAAAATATCACTTTCAATAGAATGAGTGATTTTTCTGGAAAGTATATGGGAAATCTTAATGGCTCAGGCCTAGAAGCCTTCTTCAAGAATAATGGCCTAAAAGTGGTCAATACTAGCACACTTTCTAGCCTGTTCAAGATGCTGTCCTTGGGGCGTTTGGACCTTGCCAATGCCGATGATGTCAGCGGTATTCATGCTATATTCAGCCTAGGGAACGACGCCAGCACGAGAATAGGAATGCTCGATAAACCCATTAGCGTGACCGACATTTTCCTAGCCATAGGTAAGCATCGTGCCGACCACCAAATCATTCGTAAGCAGATAGAACAAGGCATGGCCAAAATATTAAAGAATGGCGCCTATAAGAGGTTGCTCGATCGATTGTATATGGGCCTTAAGTATGATGAATCAATTATCCCCTATGATTCATATCAGATAGAAAAGTAA
- a CDS encoding tetratricopeptide repeat protein, translating into MISSDSNICLLLKSKDEVDFYERILKGLNFNKFKSFTDSDEAYEHVIRNQFELFITRMEVSPMSGLVFIQKIRETGNYGLESHLFIADKVSGDHICTLQDLDLPYVLVKPFTVDRVEEKLNYMSKIENNLTEFEEGYRNAKTAFFNKLDDMALELTKSLVDANPDNPKARLLLGDIYLHKEDYDQAQRCFEHVLEKDPKSGPSKIRMAKILMARNNFLDASQHLNDLAKVNPHHIKVLENAGLSNFEIKEYKTAKKHMKQLVAIDKDNLVAQQIETKVEFRSGNIAASLPKLKETMTDSELIYFANNEALRVLNETEDTKAAVAVFEEVLSEVHENVFRYVLYFNAGQLYWKMGDLDSARKAFIKAIEINPNYDKPRHALKKLREKIKEEQQSSPKASA; encoded by the coding sequence ATGATCAGTTCTGATAGTAACATATGTTTACTCCTAAAATCGAAAGATGAAGTTGATTTCTATGAGCGAATACTCAAAGGCTTGAATTTCAATAAGTTCAAATCGTTTACGGATTCTGATGAAGCCTACGAACATGTGATCAGAAATCAATTTGAACTATTTATCACTCGAATGGAAGTAAGCCCCATGTCGGGCCTGGTATTTATTCAGAAAATTCGAGAAACCGGTAACTATGGTCTCGAATCTCACCTTTTCATTGCCGACAAGGTTTCAGGTGATCACATTTGTACCTTGCAAGACTTGGATCTGCCTTATGTCCTTGTTAAGCCATTTACTGTGGATCGGGTGGAAGAAAAACTGAACTACATGTCTAAAATAGAAAACAATCTGACTGAATTCGAGGAAGGCTATCGAAATGCGAAAACGGCTTTCTTTAATAAGCTAGATGATATGGCACTTGAGCTAACTAAGTCTTTGGTAGATGCGAATCCCGATAATCCCAAAGCTCGCCTCCTGCTTGGAGATATCTATCTTCATAAGGAAGACTATGATCAAGCGCAACGTTGCTTCGAACACGTTTTAGAGAAAGACCCTAAGTCTGGTCCTAGCAAGATCCGTATGGCCAAGATACTGATGGCTCGCAATAACTTCTTGGATGCTAGTCAACACTTAAACGACCTAGCGAAGGTCAATCCACATCACATAAAAGTACTGGAAAACGCCGGTCTATCAAACTTCGAGATTAAGGAGTATAAAACTGCCAAGAAGCACATGAAGCAGCTGGTCGCCATTGATAAAGATAACCTTGTGGCTCAGCAAATAGAGACAAAAGTTGAATTTAGGAGCGGCAACATAGCCGCATCGCTCCCGAAGTTAAAAGAAACTATGACCGACAGCGAACTGATTTATTTTGCTAACAATGAAGCGTTGCGCGTATTGAATGAAACTGAAGATACCAAGGCCGCAGTTGCAGTATTCGAAGAAGTTCTCAGCGAGGTTCATGAAAACGTCTTTCGGTATGTGCTGTACTTCAATGCAGGTCAACTATATTGGAAGATGGGGGATCTAGATAGTGCTCGAAAAGCTTTCATTAAAGCGATCGAAATCAATCCAAACTATGATAAACCTCGCCATGCCTTAAAGAAACTTCGAGAGAAGATCAAGGAAGAGCAGCAGTCGTCGCCAAAGGCAAGCGCCTAG
- a CDS encoding response regulator: MSKVKSIKPDRILIVDDDPDLLEVLQERFEQSDWKVDTANDGLKGLDIVNGKEFDVILSDIEMPQLNGIQFLSEIRGSEKNAGTVVVLMSGAFNQKDVNELLGYELGTFIEKPFSAEKILSLIEDALKRRSELQSQLESSEVDSANKRFKVIGED, translated from the coding sequence ATGAGCAAGGTAAAATCCATAAAGCCGGACAGGATCTTGATCGTTGATGATGATCCAGACCTCTTAGAGGTGCTTCAAGAGCGTTTTGAGCAATCGGACTGGAAGGTCGATACAGCCAACGATGGTTTAAAAGGACTAGATATCGTAAATGGCAAAGAATTTGACGTGATTCTATCGGATATCGAGATGCCTCAACTAAATGGGATTCAGTTTCTATCAGAGATCCGAGGGTCTGAAAAGAATGCTGGGACGGTTGTTGTCCTGATGTCAGGGGCGTTTAATCAGAAGGACGTCAACGAACTACTAGGCTATGAACTTGGAACCTTTATTGAAAAACCTTTTTCGGCAGAGAAAATACTGAGCCTTATTGAAGACGCCTTGAAACGACGTAGTGAGCTTCAGAGTCAGCTAGAAAGTTCTGAGGTAGATAGCGCGAATAAGAGGTTTAAAGTCATTGGGGAAGACTAG
- a CDS encoding DUF1592 domain-containing protein: MTFKKKLSWITVGLLCVTSYSQSCTKKPEALLNRIDTGGQEFANQEPPGPVTPVEAEKFDAERQNEIFSLIVDGVSQETCTDINQRSEARLITANEYIQSVESSFGIDLDDEVLKISLPTETVQVLAYDHLSNFNKLSRERLERYLDVNVKVAEQIQSDAGSIIDCGQPKRDCIESWLSETLPKIWRMKIDGERLQQEMKLVDSYGTDVQGLGLLVERILLSHNFLFRKQLGLDGHLDSWEVATVLADSLWASPPSSNLVALAESDSFNNQQSVRQQAQSMINDPKFYEGVKRFVSSWLMTKLIDSKDFEATGNSEINADIKAILKEESAAFIYFLVKSERDQFSEIFDANFTMGDEAFAEVYGLTVGSNDIEIPGGLKPLSYSESRQGILSQPSLAVITSNLESTNPPKRGKHIMEKFLCQSLETPENLAEVVANTPFDKSLSVVDAFHKATSNGSCGECHSVVNGVGFGMEDIGPDGRIQSTDSHGFDVMTPGNLFISMKDDQSKTFSGVAGLSQTLKGTKEVEVCLAVQAFRMIYGRLEKERDVCTITNAYKRASSQELEFDKLFVEMIVERSRLTK, encoded by the coding sequence ATGACATTCAAGAAGAAACTGAGCTGGATTACTGTAGGGCTGCTATGTGTTACTTCCTACTCCCAGTCTTGCACTAAAAAGCCAGAGGCACTATTGAATCGAATCGATACGGGAGGCCAGGAGTTTGCTAATCAAGAGCCACCAGGACCCGTAACCCCGGTGGAAGCGGAAAAATTCGACGCAGAACGTCAGAACGAAATTTTTAGCCTAATTGTAGATGGTGTGAGCCAAGAGACTTGTACCGATATTAATCAACGGTCTGAAGCTCGACTAATCACAGCTAATGAATACATACAGTCGGTGGAAAGTTCATTTGGTATTGACCTTGACGATGAAGTCCTGAAAATCAGCTTACCAACAGAAACAGTTCAAGTTCTTGCCTACGACCACCTGAGTAATTTCAATAAGCTTTCTCGGGAGCGTTTAGAACGATACCTGGATGTGAATGTTAAAGTCGCCGAACAAATTCAATCAGATGCCGGCTCAATCATTGACTGTGGTCAACCTAAGCGAGACTGTATTGAATCTTGGCTTTCAGAAACCCTACCTAAAATATGGCGGATGAAAATCGATGGCGAGAGACTCCAACAAGAGATGAAGCTCGTTGATAGCTATGGTACTGACGTCCAGGGTTTAGGACTGCTGGTTGAGAGAATTCTATTGTCTCATAATTTCCTTTTTCGCAAGCAGCTAGGCCTCGATGGACACCTTGATAGTTGGGAAGTTGCAACCGTCCTCGCTGATAGCCTTTGGGCTTCCCCGCCATCATCAAATCTTGTCGCACTAGCCGAAAGTGATAGTTTCAATAATCAGCAATCAGTTCGCCAACAAGCTCAAAGCATGATCAATGATCCCAAGTTCTATGAGGGGGTGAAGCGCTTTGTCAGTTCTTGGCTCATGACTAAGTTGATCGATAGCAAAGACTTTGAAGCAACCGGCAATTCGGAAATCAATGCTGATATCAAAGCAATATTGAAAGAAGAATCGGCCGCATTTATCTATTTCTTAGTAAAATCAGAGCGTGATCAATTTTCAGAAATCTTCGATGCAAACTTTACGATGGGAGATGAGGCTTTCGCGGAAGTCTATGGCCTCACGGTGGGGAGCAACGATATTGAGATTCCTGGAGGTCTCAAGCCATTAAGTTACTCAGAATCAAGACAAGGGATACTCTCTCAGCCTAGCCTTGCAGTGATTACAAGCAACTTGGAAAGTACCAACCCACCGAAACGCGGCAAACACATCATGGAAAAGTTTCTTTGCCAAAGCTTAGAAACTCCAGAAAACTTAGCTGAAGTCGTTGCTAACACACCATTCGACAAAAGTCTAAGCGTAGTCGACGCCTTCCACAAGGCTACAAGCAACGGGAGCTGTGGCGAGTGCCATTCGGTTGTTAATGGAGTTGGATTCGGTATGGAAGACATTGGGCCGGATGGTCGCATCCAATCCACCGATAGCCATGGCTTCGATGTTATGACACCGGGCAACCTCTTTATCTCTATGAAGGACGATCAGTCCAAGACCTTCTCGGGAGTCGCTGGCCTCAGCCAAACTCTAAAGGGAACTAAAGAAGTCGAGGTTTGTCTCGCAGTTCAAGCCTTCCGTATGATCTACGGCAGGTTAGAAAAGGAGCGAGATGTCTGTACTATCACGAATGCATACAAGCGAGCTAGTTCACAAGAACTTGAATTCGACAAGTTGTTTGTTGAGATGATTGTTGAACGCTCACGACTGACGAAGTAG
- a CDS encoding DUF1552 domain-containing protein → MVKLTRRNFFNYASHTIVAAALWKTFQSTRAFGAQGRRKILICTSPNGHHNFQDTANALQNGLSDKTKAQTLVLEGLNFAVTQGGLDWHFGETCLLSFSDSKQRAPSFFTALGLNNNDIKYLGVDVGDRHYAHDSGSNPINAIQDPQLAMRTFFGRSFQSVNSHDLALIQSGKKNVIDPCLDDVKRLRNLLGSDAAIFNNYLDQLQKHYNSLAEQSEGGNSGGENAETPASIEDTPFEAPTCNKSPALKGGGSVEAKHEDMLEVAYQLMACDMAQVIVLSFLNTNTDPQHNLIHSNGFSDGGASFKGFTNSVHNRMAKFANRLTEGDYNILDRSAMVYISEGGAHADSPNGSFNTGHPTHNIPCAVYGSLGGAITKNGIFKANGQTNKNLWRQLADAMTPDGEADLDSIGGGGITPIGI, encoded by the coding sequence ATGGTAAAGCTAACAAGACGAAACTTTTTTAACTATGCCAGTCACACGATTGTTGCTGCAGCTCTTTGGAAAACATTTCAATCTACCCGCGCCTTTGGCGCTCAGGGACGTCGCAAGATTCTGATCTGCACGTCGCCCAATGGACACCATAACTTTCAAGATACTGCCAATGCACTACAGAATGGACTTAGCGATAAGACTAAAGCCCAAACTCTCGTCTTAGAGGGCTTGAACTTTGCGGTCACACAAGGCGGCCTTGACTGGCATTTTGGTGAGACTTGCCTGCTAAGTTTCAGCGACAGCAAGCAACGTGCACCATCGTTCTTTACCGCTCTCGGCCTAAACAATAATGACATCAAATACCTAGGGGTCGATGTCGGTGACCGTCATTACGCTCACGATTCGGGAAGTAACCCAATCAACGCAATACAGGACCCCCAGCTTGCGATGCGCACCTTTTTCGGACGCTCCTTTCAAAGCGTCAATTCCCATGATTTGGCACTGATTCAAAGTGGTAAGAAGAATGTAATTGATCCATGTCTTGATGATGTCAAGCGCCTGCGCAACCTCCTTGGTTCTGACGCTGCCATTTTCAATAACTATTTAGATCAGCTCCAAAAGCACTACAATAGCCTCGCTGAACAAAGCGAAGGCGGAAATTCCGGCGGTGAAAACGCTGAAACCCCAGCAAGCATAGAAGATACTCCATTTGAAGCTCCCACCTGCAACAAAAGTCCAGCACTCAAAGGCGGAGGTTCCGTTGAGGCCAAGCACGAGGATATGCTAGAAGTCGCCTATCAACTCATGGCTTGTGATATGGCACAAGTGATCGTCCTTTCGTTTCTCAACACAAATACCGATCCCCAGCATAACCTTATTCATTCTAATGGCTTTTCCGATGGCGGAGCCTCTTTCAAAGGGTTTACCAACTCAGTACACAATCGCATGGCAAAGTTCGCAAATCGATTGACTGAAGGAGACTATAATATTTTGGATAGGTCTGCGATGGTCTATATCAGCGAAGGAGGAGCCCACGCCGATAGCCCAAATGGCTCTTTCAACACAGGACACCCAACCCACAACATACCGTGTGCCGTCTATGGTAGCTTGGGTGGTGCCATCACTAAGAATGGTATTTTTAAGGCCAACGGTCAGACAAACAAAAACTTATGGCGTCAGTTAGCAGATGCCATGACTCCAGATGGTGAAGCTGATCTAGATAGTATTGGTGGTGGAGGCATTACACCTATCGGAATCTAA
- a CDS encoding substrate-binding periplasmic protein: MSSLLLLELAFATDNLAAKDIPMSFGDIPPFAFADGRGLAVDLINHFIQATGSKVQVRVLPNKRTRTYLKNQKVQGIGIVDRQSEVEGLCYTEVYINFENMAITLESQNYPSLARPKDITKLDKPRISSFQDAKLYLGDEYNKAVDSPSVMSYGESSNILGVVKQLFFKRADLIVMESTIFDYYRKQLAERDRHSEVAEIPVTKHSILPTTPFRAGFLDANLCKVFNLGLKKARQDGSYQKIYDHWTKVEKTKKPSRP; this comes from the coding sequence ATGAGTTCTTTACTTCTCTTAGAACTGGCTTTCGCTACGGATAACCTTGCTGCCAAAGACATACCGATGTCTTTTGGCGATATTCCACCTTTTGCTTTTGCCGATGGCCGAGGACTGGCTGTTGATCTTATCAATCACTTTATTCAAGCGACTGGCTCCAAAGTTCAGGTTAGGGTTCTTCCAAATAAGAGAACACGAACTTATCTTAAAAACCAGAAAGTACAGGGAATTGGAATTGTCGATCGACAAAGCGAAGTCGAAGGGCTTTGTTATACTGAGGTCTATATCAATTTTGAAAATATGGCGATAACATTGGAAAGTCAAAACTATCCTAGTCTTGCAAGACCCAAAGATATTACCAAATTAGACAAACCTCGGATAAGCTCGTTTCAGGATGCTAAGCTCTATCTAGGAGATGAATATAACAAGGCCGTTGATAGCCCATCGGTCATGTCTTATGGTGAGTCTTCGAATATATTAGGGGTAGTCAAACAACTTTTTTTTAAAAGAGCCGACCTTATTGTAATGGAGTCGACAATTTTTGATTACTATCGAAAGCAACTAGCTGAGCGAGATCGCCATAGTGAGGTTGCCGAAATACCTGTGACGAAACACTCTATTCTACCTACAACGCCGTTTCGAGCAGGATTTCTTGATGCGAACCTTTGTAAAGTGTTTAATCTAGGCTTAAAGAAAGCAAGGCAGGATGGTAGTTATCAGAAGATTTATGATCACTGGACAAAGGTGGAAAAAACGAAAAAACCATCTCGTCCTTAG